One Nitrospirota bacterium genomic window carries:
- the hslU gene encoding ATP-dependent protease ATPase subunit HslU produces MNNFTPKEVVAELDKYVIGQTAAKHAVAIALRTRWRRQQLSEDLRDEVSPKNIIMIGPTGVGKTEISRRLAKLSQAPFIKVEASKFTEVGYIGRDVESIVRDLTQLSINMLKEERTHIVREKGMHQAEERLLDLLLPAPPPRPSHDTAATEPRPTETREKLRAQLKEGKLDDRQVELDVKEKVMPVGVISNIGMEDLEMNLKDMLSGIFPGKNKKRKVKVKDAINILADEEVQKLIDMDDVYKESITRVEQSGIVFLDEIDKIASREKSHGPDVSREGVQRDLLPIVEGTTVTTKYGPVRTDHILFIAAGAFHVSKPSDLIPELQGRFPIRVELDSLKEGDFIRILTEPRNALLKQYTAMLETEGIDIKFTEDAIMEIASTAVSVNERMENIGARRLFTIMEKLLDDISFNAPELSGKSYNIDSAYVKERLTEIIKDQDLSKYIL; encoded by the coding sequence ATGAACAATTTTACTCCAAAAGAAGTAGTAGCAGAACTTGATAAATATGTAATAGGTCAGACAGCGGCCAAACATGCGGTTGCCATTGCCCTAAGGACACGGTGGAGAAGGCAGCAGCTCTCCGAAGACCTTCGCGATGAGGTCTCGCCAAAGAATATAATAATGATCGGTCCTACAGGGGTAGGCAAGACCGAGATATCGCGGCGGCTTGCAAAGTTGTCACAGGCGCCATTCATAAAGGTTGAGGCATCCAAATTTACAGAAGTTGGCTATATTGGACGGGACGTCGAGTCTATAGTACGTGACCTGACCCAGTTATCCATCAACATGTTAAAAGAAGAACGTACGCATATAGTCAGGGAAAAGGGGATGCACCAGGCAGAAGAGCGCCTCCTTGATCTGCTCCTGCCAGCCCCTCCTCCACGGCCTTCGCATGATACGGCGGCCACAGAGCCAAGACCTACTGAAACAAGGGAAAAGCTTCGAGCTCAATTAAAAGAGGGGAAGCTTGATGACCGGCAGGTCGAGCTTGATGTCAAGGAGAAGGTAATGCCTGTAGGCGTCATATCCAATATAGGAATGGAAGACCTTGAGATGAACCTGAAGGATATGCTTAGCGGAATCTTTCCCGGGAAAAATAAAAAAAGGAAGGTCAAGGTTAAGGATGCAATTAATATACTTGCGGATGAAGAGGTCCAGAAGCTCATTGATATGGACGATGTCTATAAAGAGTCTATTACAAGGGTTGAACAATCAGGCATTGTATTCCTGGACGAGATTGACAAGATTGCGAGCAGGGAGAAGAGCCATGGGCCTGATGTGTCCCGTGAAGGAGTTCAGAGAGACCTCCTGCCAATAGTTGAGGGTACTACTGTTACTACAAAGTACGGGCCTGTAAGGACTGACCATATCCTGTTTATCGCAGCCGGCGCATTTCATGTTTCAAAACCTTCTGATCTCATCCCTGAACTACAGGGACGCTTCCCTATCAGGGTTGAACTCGATTCACTTAAAGAAGGAGATTTTATCAGGATACTGACAGAACCCAGGAATGCATTGTTAAAGCAATACACTGCGATGCTTGAGACCGAGGGAATTGATATAAAATTCACAGAAGATGCAATCATGGAAATAGCCTCTACAGCTGTGTCCGTAAATGAACGGATGGAGAACATAGGGGCAAGGAGACTGTTTACAATTATGGAAAAACTGCTTGACGACATATCATTTAATGCACCGGAACTAAGCGGGAAAAGTTATAACATTGATTCAGCATATGTTAAGGAACGACTGACAGAAATTATAAAGGACCAGGATTTAAGCAAATACATATTGTAA
- the hslV gene encoding ATP-dependent protease subunit HslV — MFKSTTILCVRRNNQVAIAGDGQVTLGNTVMKHNAKKIRRMYNGTILSGFAGGAADALTLFEKFEAKLEQYHGNLTRAAVELAKDWRTDRILRKLEALIAVADRSASLIISGTGDIIEPEDGLVAIGSGGPYAISAARALIKHTDMSAREIAEEAMKITAGICIYTNSEILIEEL; from the coding sequence ATGTTCAAGAGCACTACGATTTTATGCGTACGACGTAATAATCAGGTTGCAATTGCAGGTGATGGGCAGGTAACCTTAGGCAACACAGTCATGAAACATAATGCAAAAAAAATAAGAAGGATGTATAATGGCACAATTTTATCAGGCTTTGCCGGAGGGGCAGCAGATGCCCTTACCCTGTTTGAAAAATTTGAAGCAAAACTTGAACAGTATCATGGTAATCTTACGCGGGCAGCAGTTGAACTTGCCAAGGACTGGAGGACTGACCGGATATTGAGAAAACTTGAAGCCCTTATAGCAGTGGCTGACAGAAGCGCCTCTTTAATTATCTCCGGTACCGGTGATATAATCGAACCGGAAGACGGCCTTGTGGCCATAGGTTCCGGCGGGCCCTATGCAATATCAGCTGCAAGGGCATTGATCAAACACACAGATATGAGTGCCAGAGAAATTGCCGAAGAGGCAATGAAGATAACTGCAGGTATATGTATCTATACAAATAGTGAGATATTAATAGAAGAACTTTGA